In the genome of Nitrospira japonica, one region contains:
- a CDS encoding sensor histidine kinase, producing the protein MGDRTHGLQVIRGAGQSGTRPQHFRSAQRMNSAIGTTETFGPAKSRDDLAVALRTMEQRLAALVEDRGQLTRDLHDCVLQSLYAIGLTIESTRRAQPQRRPVADQTDDLLIDQLNTLIQEVRGMIRTLESGNVQEFDLASEIKTLIKTYGEISTLQITTDIVPRAVALATNEEKREVLMIIREAVSNCVRHAKATRASISLYAQGRHLRLAIADDGVGFTQGDNRTKGYGFANMSARAKKLGGRLLVRSHVGEGTHILVEFALEPDHLAL; encoded by the coding sequence GTGGGTGACCGCACGCATGGGTTACAGGTGATTAGGGGCGCCGGACAATCCGGCACAAGACCGCAGCACTTTCGATCGGCTCAACGCATGAATAGCGCGATCGGAACCACGGAGACCTTCGGCCCGGCGAAGAGCCGCGATGATCTGGCCGTGGCATTACGCACGATGGAACAGCGATTGGCGGCCCTGGTCGAGGATCGCGGACAACTCACCAGGGACTTGCACGACTGCGTGCTGCAGTCGTTGTACGCCATCGGCCTCACCATCGAATCGACCAGACGGGCCCAGCCCCAGCGGCGGCCGGTAGCGGATCAGACCGATGATCTGCTTATCGACCAGCTCAACACCCTGATCCAAGAGGTCCGCGGCATGATTCGCACCCTGGAATCGGGCAACGTCCAGGAATTTGACCTCGCGTCCGAGATCAAGACCCTCATCAAGACCTACGGGGAAATCAGCACGCTCCAGATCACCACCGATATTGTGCCCCGCGCCGTCGCTCTGGCGACCAATGAAGAAAAGCGGGAGGTCCTGATGATCATTCGCGAAGCGGTGAGCAATTGCGTCCGCCACGCCAAAGCCACCCGTGCCAGTATCTCTCTCTACGCGCAAGGACGCCACCTCCGTTTGGCGATCGCGGACGACGGGGTAGGCTTCACACAGGGGGACAATCGCACAAAGGGTTATGGTTTCGCCAACATGTCCGCGCGAGCCAAGAAACTCGGCGGGCGACTGTTGGTCCGCTCGCACGTCGGGGAAGGGACCCACATTCTCGTGGAATTCGCCTTGGAACCCGACCACCTGGCACTATGA
- a CDS encoding patatin-like phospholipase family protein gives MKSILATMLVSAGLVLTGCFAKIQHLPAQPQGAEALFAPLPDQDFMVGLAVSGGGSRAATFAAGALEALAETPVQFKGSARSVLETVSYMSSVSGGSLATAYYVAKKPPKSEAVLGEQGLSPRYREFFSDYKKAMQTNFQERGLIRQLTYFRALNPTKLAYSLSEVWDAQFLDEITFAQLYERELRGDIPRVILNGTVYNSGQRFAFTTLPAADFDYDFISLLTKELKNPNRPVPLTPEGMAIIQKGLDEASRQFLPLTFERIGADYRNLRLSLAVATSASFPPVVGPVTYQIEGTPRYLHIGDGGLFDNLGTESLTTLFLKKIPQGSPKRGLIIVIDTSFPFDAGAAALDHNDKGFQVFREDPSRVVGIMEERANTYQTLLWHSLRTQGVILPDFAHLRIVVLKHVDAEWTGYQDLPESCRDDFAADVTPLQIKQAVALIPTLFKIKTPCHGALLVKAARKVVEQYKHRIVNFIEAQ, from the coding sequence ATGAAGAGTATCCTCGCCACCATGCTCGTGAGCGCCGGATTGGTCTTGACCGGATGCTTCGCCAAGATCCAACACCTGCCGGCACAACCGCAGGGCGCGGAGGCTTTGTTCGCTCCCCTGCCCGACCAGGATTTCATGGTCGGCCTGGCCGTCTCCGGCGGTGGGAGCAGAGCGGCGACGTTCGCGGCCGGCGCCTTGGAAGCGCTCGCGGAAACGCCGGTGCAATTCAAAGGAAGCGCACGCAGCGTGCTCGAGACGGTCAGCTACATGTCGAGCGTCTCGGGAGGAAGCCTGGCGACCGCCTATTACGTAGCCAAGAAGCCGCCGAAATCCGAGGCGGTCCTGGGCGAACAGGGACTCTCCCCGCGCTACCGTGAATTTTTCTCCGACTATAAGAAGGCCATGCAAACCAATTTCCAGGAGCGGGGACTGATCCGGCAACTGACGTATTTCCGCGCGCTGAATCCGACTAAGTTGGCCTACTCGCTGTCGGAGGTGTGGGACGCACAGTTTCTGGATGAGATCACCTTCGCCCAGCTGTACGAGCGCGAACTCCGCGGCGACATTCCCCGGGTCATTCTCAACGGTACGGTCTATAACTCCGGCCAGCGTTTCGCGTTTACCACGTTACCCGCCGCCGATTTCGATTACGACTTCATCAGCCTCCTCACCAAGGAATTGAAAAACCCGAACCGGCCCGTCCCGCTCACGCCCGAGGGCATGGCCATCATCCAAAAAGGCTTGGACGAGGCGAGCCGGCAGTTTCTCCCTCTGACCTTCGAACGTATCGGGGCGGACTATAGAAACCTTCGGCTGTCGCTCGCCGTCGCCACCTCGGCTTCGTTTCCACCCGTCGTCGGCCCGGTCACCTATCAGATCGAAGGAACACCGAGGTATTTGCACATCGGGGACGGCGGACTATTCGACAACCTCGGCACGGAATCGTTGACCACCTTGTTTCTGAAGAAAATCCCGCAGGGTTCGCCGAAGCGGGGCCTGATCATCGTCATCGATACCTCGTTCCCGTTCGACGCCGGAGCCGCCGCCCTCGACCACAACGACAAGGGCTTTCAAGTCTTCCGCGAAGATCCCTCGCGCGTCGTCGGGATCATGGAGGAGCGGGCCAACACGTATCAGACGCTCCTCTGGCACAGCCTGCGGACGCAGGGCGTGATCCTGCCTGATTTTGCGCATCTGAGAATCGTCGTGCTCAAGCATGTCGACGCCGAATGGACCGGCTATCAGGATCTTCCCGAATCCTGCCGCGACGACTTCGCCGCGGACGTGACACCGCTCCAGATCAAGCAAGCGGTCGCCCTGATTCCGACCCTATTCAAGATCAAGACGCCGTGCCACGGGGCTCTGCTCGTCAAAGCGGCGCGCAAGGTGGTCGAGCAATACAAGCATCGGATCGTCAACTTCATCGAAGCCCAGTAA
- a CDS encoding TIGR00645 family protein, with protein MSSGTPPASDNALESSQEVIHPIEHAFETVVFASRWIQAPLYGGLIIAELLYAYKFLVELWEMAIHIRQLQETEFMLGVLGLIDVTMVANLLTMVIIGGYATFVSKLNLETHPDRPDWLTHVDPGTIKIKLAASLIGISSIHLLKAFVDVANENPEHIKWKIFIHVTFLSSAILLAWTDRLMLKKH; from the coding sequence ATGTCCAGCGGAACTCCCCCCGCGTCCGATAATGCTCTCGAATCCAGCCAGGAGGTCATCCATCCTATTGAGCACGCGTTCGAAACCGTCGTATTTGCCAGCCGCTGGATTCAAGCGCCGTTGTACGGGGGCCTGATCATCGCCGAACTGCTGTACGCGTATAAGTTTCTCGTCGAATTGTGGGAGATGGCGATCCATATCCGGCAATTGCAAGAAACGGAATTCATGTTGGGGGTGTTGGGTCTGATCGACGTGACGATGGTGGCCAATCTCCTGACGATGGTGATCATCGGAGGCTATGCGACGTTCGTCAGCAAACTCAATCTTGAGACCCATCCGGATCGGCCGGACTGGTTGACCCATGTCGATCCCGGCACGATCAAGATCAAGCTCGCGGCCTCCCTGATCGGTATTTCAAGCATCCATTTGCTCAAGGCCTTCGTCGACGTGGCCAACGAGAATCCGGAACACATCAAATGGAAAATTTTCATCCATGTGACCTTCCTCAGTTCGGCCATTCTGTTGGCCTGGACGGACCGGCTCATGCTGAAAAAGCACTAG
- a CDS encoding response regulator transcription factor: MAARTAPIRLLIVDDHEVVRIGLGAVLDLTPGLKVVGQASRKDEAKQLSLKLKPDLVLLDIRLPDGSGVEAARDILAACPNTRVLFLTSFADDHTVLEAILSGGQGYVLKDIASDSLVKAIKTVASGQPLMDPRLTKYTLHLIKHGPAQSGASKRPLLSPQEQRLLPLVAEGLTNKEIAVQLNLSEKTVKNYLANIYSKLQIGRRSQVAAFYAGSFKNLSAPLPSK; this comes from the coding sequence ATGGCCGCACGCACCGCACCCATTCGGCTCTTGATCGTCGACGACCATGAGGTCGTGCGGATCGGCTTGGGCGCCGTCTTGGATCTGACGCCCGGCCTCAAGGTCGTCGGCCAGGCTTCCCGAAAGGACGAAGCCAAGCAGCTCAGCCTCAAACTCAAACCCGATCTGGTCCTCCTGGACATCCGCCTCCCCGACGGCAGCGGCGTGGAGGCCGCGCGCGACATTCTAGCGGCCTGTCCGAATACCCGGGTCTTGTTTCTGACCAGTTTTGCGGACGACCATACGGTTCTGGAGGCGATCCTGTCCGGAGGACAGGGGTACGTGCTCAAGGACATCGCGTCCGATTCCCTGGTCAAGGCGATCAAAACGGTGGCGTCGGGTCAGCCGCTGATGGATCCCCGACTGACCAAGTACACGCTGCACCTGATCAAGCATGGCCCGGCGCAGTCGGGAGCGTCGAAGCGCCCCCTGTTGTCGCCGCAGGAGCAACGGTTGCTGCCGCTTGTCGCCGAGGGGTTGACCAACAAGGAGATCGCCGTACAGTTGAATTTGAGCGAAAAGACCGTCAAAAACTACCTGGCAAATATCTACTCCAAGCTTCAGATCGGACGACGGTCTCAGGTTGCGGCCTTCTACGCCGGAAGCTTCAAAAATCTCAGCGCACCGCTTCCCTCCAAGTAA
- a CDS encoding helix-turn-helix transcriptional regulator: MAEASKYPFPGQVFTALSRLECEHSLEVLHYAAQAETSEDIKGVLELIQTHFPFSRLLGGLARLGSGGRFEGFANVVNVSYPDEWLRLYWQNSFFEVDPVFQKALKAPGTQLWKDTYRSATSKKEKEFIRTAEEFGLQSGITTGSADQACSIATFCSFAGESDLEAERYLPLMEYLGYHLHLALMRTEPRHTYALDRCVKKLSVRELTILNWMKNGKTNWEIAQILGVTERTIRFHVESIFSKLDVTSRSQAVATAIEHGLPNLHGLPSAV; the protein is encoded by the coding sequence ATGGCAGAAGCCTCAAAATATCCCTTCCCGGGTCAGGTCTTCACGGCGCTCTCCAGGTTGGAGTGCGAACACTCGCTCGAAGTCCTCCATTACGCGGCCCAGGCGGAAACGTCCGAGGACATCAAAGGCGTATTGGAGCTGATCCAAACCCATTTCCCCTTTAGCCGATTACTCGGAGGTTTGGCCAGACTCGGATCCGGCGGACGATTCGAAGGGTTCGCCAACGTCGTCAATGTGAGTTACCCGGACGAGTGGTTGCGGCTGTACTGGCAAAACAGTTTCTTCGAAGTTGACCCGGTCTTTCAGAAAGCGCTGAAAGCACCCGGGACCCAGTTGTGGAAGGATACCTACCGCTCCGCCACTTCCAAGAAGGAAAAAGAGTTCATTCGAACCGCGGAAGAGTTCGGTCTTCAAAGCGGCATCACCACCGGATCGGCCGACCAAGCCTGCAGCATCGCGACGTTCTGCTCATTTGCCGGCGAGAGCGACCTCGAAGCCGAACGCTACCTTCCCCTGATGGAATACCTCGGTTACCACCTGCATCTCGCGCTCATGAGGACGGAACCCCGTCACACCTATGCGCTGGATCGCTGCGTAAAAAAACTCTCCGTCCGCGAGTTGACCATCCTGAACTGGATGAAGAACGGCAAGACGAACTGGGAGATCGCTCAAATTCTCGGCGTCACCGAGCGCACCATCCGGTTCCACGTGGAGAGTATTTTCTCCAAACTCGACGTCACCTCCCGCTCTCAGGCCGTGGCAACGGCCATCGAACACGGCCTGCCGAACCTGCACGGCCTTCCCAGCGCGGTCTAA
- a CDS encoding acyl-homoserine-lactone synthase, whose translation MSDSMVVAEEKRIFFHEGAFSVKTLETESEWCQAYRLRHRVFAERLKWVPERPDRLEADMYDAWSTSIGVFTADSILLGLVRMTHAPVPFMLESEFSACLTGTHPIRKELDTAEITRLAVDPHVADRTVSTRVMQAAIKGAYLWCVANDVRYTYIVVEERLLRGLRLMGWPCQSLGAPVSLPPAQAVSVAALIDLETFRLNASAKRPEVLKWYSTAETVSTGASRCDSPVRASASEVGDVQYEAA comes from the coding sequence ATGAGCGACTCGATGGTGGTGGCCGAGGAGAAGCGGATTTTCTTCCATGAAGGCGCGTTCTCCGTAAAGACACTGGAAACAGAATCCGAATGGTGCCAGGCATACCGGCTCCGCCATCGCGTCTTTGCCGAGCGACTCAAATGGGTGCCGGAACGTCCTGACCGGCTTGAAGCGGACATGTACGACGCCTGGAGTACCTCCATCGGCGTCTTCACCGCCGATTCGATCCTCCTGGGCTTGGTTCGCATGACGCATGCCCCGGTGCCCTTCATGCTGGAGAGTGAATTCAGTGCCTGTTTGACTGGTACGCATCCCATTCGCAAGGAACTTGATACCGCGGAAATCACCCGTCTGGCGGTGGATCCACACGTGGCCGACCGAACAGTCTCGACGCGCGTCATGCAGGCGGCCATCAAAGGCGCCTACCTCTGGTGCGTCGCGAACGACGTTCGCTATACGTACATCGTGGTGGAAGAACGTTTGCTCCGTGGCCTTCGCCTGATGGGATGGCCTTGCCAGTCCCTCGGAGCTCCGGTCTCGCTACCGCCTGCCCAAGCGGTGTCCGTCGCCGCACTGATCGATCTGGAGACGTTCCGTCTGAATGCCTCGGCGAAGCGACCGGAAGTATTGAAATGGTATTCCACCGCGGAGACGGTTTCGACCGGTGCGTCCCGCTGCGACTCGCCCGTTCGCGCCTCGGCTTCGGAAGTGGGCGACGTCCAATACGAAGCCGCCTGA
- a CDS encoding response regulator, whose translation MTKDLPLKIVIVDDHEVVRHGLRSLLSLEEDFKIVGEAGTVAEALAVVERVKPQVVLLDVKLPDATGMEACRKLLAVAPNLRVLILTSYAEDASIIGAVQSGAHGYVLKDIRTDELIQAIRAVASGKGHLDPRVAQQALHWIRTQYRTESPGRQGPKLSPQERLIVPLLAQGKTNKEIAAHLSLSDKTVKNYLANIFEKLNVRRRTEAVAWFIREGRSSYSGPNT comes from the coding sequence ATGACAAAAGACCTGCCGCTGAAGATCGTCATCGTCGATGATCATGAGGTCGTCCGACACGGCCTTCGCTCGCTGCTGAGCCTGGAAGAAGATTTCAAAATCGTCGGAGAGGCCGGGACAGTGGCGGAGGCGTTGGCCGTGGTCGAACGGGTCAAACCTCAGGTCGTCCTGCTCGACGTCAAATTGCCGGACGCGACCGGCATGGAGGCCTGCCGTAAACTCCTCGCCGTCGCACCCAACCTGCGCGTTCTTATCCTGACGAGCTATGCGGAGGACGCGTCGATCATCGGGGCCGTGCAGAGCGGCGCCCATGGATACGTCCTCAAGGACATTCGCACCGACGAATTGATCCAGGCCATCCGCGCAGTCGCCAGCGGCAAGGGCCATTTGGATCCTCGCGTAGCCCAGCAGGCGCTCCACTGGATCCGGACGCAGTACCGGACAGAGAGTCCCGGCCGCCAGGGTCCCAAACTCTCGCCGCAAGAGCGGCTCATCGTGCCGCTCCTGGCGCAAGGGAAGACCAACAAGGAAATCGCAGCGCATCTGAGCCTGAGCGACAAGACCGTCAAGAACTACCTCGCCAACATCTTCGAGAAGCTCAACGTCAGGCGTCGCACCGAAGCGGTGGCCTGGTTCATCAGGGAAGGCCGTTCCAGTTACTCAGGGCCCAATACCTAG
- a CDS encoding OmpP1/FadL family transporter, producing the protein MIWTIGIFLSVLLQYSNVAAQALRFQPQGASATGQGNAFVAQADDPSAIHYNPAGLTQVSGLQAYMGTALVGGSIHFTGPTGATTRGDLGGSVAFPPPSHFYMSANLGALGLTGLSAVTAGIAVTSPFGLNTRYPTDGPFNTAVTSATLPLIDIKPAVAYKVTDSLSIGLNADIYTFASFLGEGQAQQQQVSAGTGGIPAGASLEFFGNGTGAGFAASLLYAPMKSAEGLPVLSIGFTYHSQAVLPLNGALLVNGTKAADASTSLVLPQIFSGGLALWPIRTVEREWKLEVDVEYVGWKSARNLDIRLSNGVTVPQPQQWKNVPVVAVGTEYKWLSPEWLHHWEVAARGGYTRTQDPVPDQTFNPATISLTANTISVGGGMLCREGGRFLSVIPCGGESWLLPKAIGVDVAYQAWIYESRTVTGNINPTVNGDYRVSVQVGIVSLRFVY; encoded by the coding sequence ATGATCTGGACCATTGGAATTTTTCTGTCAGTCCTCTTACAGTACTCCAATGTCGCCGCTCAAGCGCTACGGTTTCAACCGCAAGGCGCGTCCGCCACAGGCCAAGGAAACGCCTTCGTGGCACAAGCCGACGATCCCTCAGCTATCCACTATAATCCTGCCGGGCTAACTCAGGTCTCGGGCCTTCAGGCGTACATGGGGACGGCGCTTGTCGGCGGCTCGATTCATTTCACCGGTCCCACCGGCGCGACGACACGCGGAGACTTGGGAGGGAGCGTCGCCTTTCCACCTCCCAGCCATTTCTATATGAGCGCGAATCTCGGCGCGCTCGGTCTGACCGGGCTTTCCGCGGTCACGGCCGGCATCGCCGTGACCAGCCCGTTCGGACTCAATACGCGTTATCCTACGGATGGGCCGTTCAATACGGCGGTCACCTCGGCGACCTTGCCGCTCATCGACATCAAGCCGGCCGTGGCTTACAAGGTCACCGACTCCCTCTCCATTGGGCTCAATGCTGACATCTATACGTTTGCCAGCTTTCTCGGCGAAGGGCAGGCCCAGCAACAACAGGTATCGGCAGGAACGGGCGGCATACCGGCCGGTGCCTCATTGGAATTTTTCGGGAACGGTACCGGTGCCGGGTTCGCGGCGAGCCTGCTGTATGCGCCGATGAAAAGTGCCGAAGGCCTGCCGGTCCTGTCGATCGGGTTTACCTATCACAGCCAGGCGGTGTTGCCTCTCAACGGCGCGTTGCTCGTCAACGGGACCAAGGCGGCCGACGCGTCCACGAGCCTGGTGCTGCCCCAGATTTTCTCCGGAGGCCTCGCGCTGTGGCCGATTCGGACGGTCGAACGGGAGTGGAAGCTGGAGGTCGACGTCGAATACGTCGGCTGGAAATCGGCCAGAAATCTCGATATCCGTCTGTCAAACGGGGTGACCGTGCCGCAGCCGCAGCAATGGAAAAACGTGCCGGTCGTGGCCGTGGGGACCGAATATAAATGGCTGAGCCCCGAGTGGTTGCACCATTGGGAGGTCGCCGCTCGAGGCGGATACACCCGGACACAGGATCCGGTTCCCGACCAGACGTTCAATCCTGCCACGATATCCCTGACGGCCAATACGATCTCGGTCGGCGGCGGCATGCTTTGCCGCGAGGGCGGCCGATTTCTCAGTGTGATTCCGTGCGGAGGGGAATCATGGCTCTTGCCGAAGGCGATCGGCGTGGATGTGGCATATCAGGCGTGGATCTACGAATCGCGGACGGTGACGGGCAACATCAATCCGACCGTCAACGGCGACTACCGGGTCTCGGTTCAGGTGGGAATCGTGAGCCTGAGATTCGTCTATTGA
- a CDS encoding sensor histidine kinase, translated as MLAAYPFGPGNPFGIGYPIRQAADASDMEQPMIRQSDSELSAATDFQLLLTQLTGLRRAMEQAAESDDELGRSLYSALHHRMQDCDEQLARVIGHVEHNLLQQETIASALHESEHRYRSLYDNNPSMYFTLSPDGLILSVNNYGAEQLGYLPQHLIGRSVLAVFRPEDHETVLAQIGVCTESLDKLFEWEIQKIRKDGTAFWVKERAQGILDRTGRTLVLVVCEDVTARRVTEDIVRESEERWKTLFEHAGVGIAQWSLGGQFLCVNPCLCKTLGFTSTAMQSLTFQELTHPDDLPVNLRYLDELTAGMVASFSTEQRCRRSDDTWIWVSLTVSLARTASGAPAYFIAVVEDVSERKRAEDALRASELLLQRFVSEAPVGLVILDSQRRLLTANKAFCRLTGHAEQDLLGRTYDLYTHPDDLAPNLKLTDEFYRGIREDYTLEKRYIRKTGQVIWVSVKATGVGLPNHPGPLLLAAVQDITDQKRATEERERFSQDLHDNILQSLYAVGMQLEASKLASGKSPRRAKIHASQAIDQLNRLVSEVRHFIALLNRGGSAKMDLREALRQLVSAFSTAGHRPPELEIEDGVLDLITTEQAEQLLNIAREALSNSVRHAKATHRSVRLSQLGASGMRMQVCDDGIGFVPKLKRKQGHGLVNMAARAKKIGARLRLTSKPDQGTCITVDLSQTES; from the coding sequence ATGCTAGCGGCCTATCCGTTCGGCCCTGGCAATCCGTTCGGCATCGGATACCCGATCCGGCAGGCGGCCGACGCGTCCGACATGGAGCAGCCCATGATTCGGCAGTCCGACAGCGAGCTCTCCGCCGCAACCGATTTTCAGCTTCTGCTCACACAATTGACCGGCCTCCGTCGTGCCATGGAGCAAGCCGCCGAATCCGACGACGAGCTCGGCCGAAGTCTGTATTCGGCGCTGCACCACCGCATGCAGGACTGCGATGAGCAGCTTGCACGGGTGATCGGGCACGTGGAGCACAACCTGCTCCAGCAGGAAACCATCGCCTCGGCGCTGCATGAGAGCGAGCACCGGTACCGGTCGCTCTACGACAACAACCCGTCCATGTACTTCACCCTGTCCCCGGACGGCCTGATCCTTTCGGTCAACAACTACGGGGCGGAACAGCTGGGTTATCTGCCTCAGCACCTGATCGGCCGCTCCGTCCTCGCGGTGTTCAGACCTGAGGATCACGAGACCGTGCTCGCGCAGATCGGCGTATGCACGGAGAGCCTCGATAAGTTATTTGAATGGGAGATTCAGAAAATCCGCAAGGACGGCACGGCGTTCTGGGTCAAGGAACGGGCTCAGGGCATCCTGGACCGCACCGGCCGAACCTTGGTGCTCGTAGTCTGCGAAGACGTCACTGCCCGTCGAGTGACCGAAGACATCGTCCGGGAAAGTGAAGAACGTTGGAAAACGCTGTTCGAGCATGCCGGAGTCGGCATCGCCCAATGGAGCCTCGGCGGGCAGTTTCTTTGCGTCAATCCTTGTCTGTGCAAAACACTGGGGTTCACCTCGACCGCCATGCAGAGCCTGACGTTTCAGGAACTGACGCATCCGGACGACCTCCCGGTCAATCTTCGCTACCTCGACGAATTGACGGCGGGCATGGTCGCCTCCTTTTCGACGGAGCAACGGTGCCGCCGGAGCGACGACACCTGGATCTGGGTCAGTCTGACCGTCTCGTTGGCCAGAACCGCATCCGGCGCCCCGGCGTACTTCATCGCCGTCGTCGAAGACGTCTCGGAGCGCAAGCGAGCAGAAGATGCCTTGCGCGCCAGCGAATTGCTCCTGCAACGGTTTGTCTCCGAGGCTCCCGTGGGGCTGGTGATTCTGGACTCGCAGCGGAGGCTGCTGACCGCAAACAAGGCCTTCTGTAGGTTGACCGGTCACGCGGAGCAAGATTTATTGGGCCGGACCTACGATCTCTACACGCATCCCGACGATCTGGCGCCAAATCTCAAGCTCACGGACGAATTTTATCGGGGCATACGGGAAGACTATACGCTCGAGAAGCGCTACATCAGGAAAACGGGACAGGTCATTTGGGTCTCCGTCAAGGCCACCGGCGTCGGGTTACCCAATCATCCCGGCCCTCTCCTGCTGGCGGCCGTGCAGGACATCACCGACCAAAAACGCGCGACGGAGGAACGCGAGCGCTTCAGCCAGGACCTGCATGACAACATTCTGCAGTCCCTCTATGCGGTGGGCATGCAGCTGGAAGCGAGCAAGCTGGCGTCCGGCAAGTCACCCAGACGAGCGAAGATCCACGCCAGTCAGGCGATCGACCAGTTGAACCGCCTGGTGAGCGAGGTACGCCACTTCATCGCCTTGCTGAACCGGGGCGGAAGCGCAAAGATGGACCTTCGCGAAGCGCTACGCCAGCTCGTGTCGGCCTTTTCGACGGCCGGACATCGTCCTCCCGAGCTGGAGATCGAAGACGGTGTGCTCGACCTCATCACCACGGAGCAGGCCGAGCAGCTGCTGAACATTGCACGTGAAGCGCTGAGCAACAGCGTGCGTCATGCCAAGGCAACGCATCGATCTGTCCGGCTGAGTCAATTGGGGGCCTCGGGCATGCGGATGCAAGTCTGTGACGACGGCATCGGCTTCGTCCCCAAGCTCAAACGCAAACAGGGTCATGGCCTCGTGAACATGGCCGCCAGGGCGAAAAAAATCGGCGCCCGGCTGCGTTTGACCAGTAAGCCGGATCAGGGCACCTGCATCACCGTGGATCTGTCGCAAACGGAGTCGTAA